TTTGCCGAGATCCTGAGGAAACCGCATGGGCCTCCTGCGGGTTATTTGCGAAGATGCCACCCCGCGCATTCCTTCAGCGCGGCAGCATCGGTCATGTCGCAATGGATGGGAGAAACCGTCACATAATTCCGGTTGAGAGCGTAGGTGTCATAGGCCATGTCGTTTTTATGCTTCGGCGCTTTCCCGGTCATCCAGTAATAGGCGCGCAGATTGGGGTCCACCCTCTTGGAAAAATCACCATGGATCGGAACCAGCCCTTGGCGGGTGATCCGGACCCCCCGGATTTTCGACAGGGGGATCGAAGGCACATTCACGTTCAGGAATGTCCCGGTACGCAAGGGATGTTGTCCGATGCGTTTGGCAATTTTAGCGCCGATTCGAGCGGCGTAGCGGAAATCCGGTTCCTTAAACGTTGCGAGGGATACGGCCATCGATGGGATTCCCAGGAGCGCTCCCTCCCTGGCGCCGGCAACCGTTCCGGAATAGAACACACTGTAGCCGTCATTGGCCCCGAGGTTGATCCCGGACACAAGAATGTCCGGTTTGCGCTTCAGCACGACCCGGACACCGAATTTGACGCAGTCCGCCGGGGTCCCGCTGATGCCGTATCCGAAAAACCGGCCCTTCCGGTTCACTTTTCGAAACAGGATAGGATTCGAAAGTGTGATGCCGTGGCCCACTGAGCTGCGCTCAGAATCCGGCGCCACCACGGTCACCCGCCCGATTTTTTTGAGCTCCCGGCAAAGCGCGTAGATCCCGTCTGCGTAAATGCCGTCGTCATTTGTTACTAAGATATGCATAGAGTTCCTGCTCGATTTATTATAAGACAAATTCGCGTGGAAACAACCGAAGAAGGATGTATGCTTTCCGGATCCGTTTGGGGCCATGGGCTTCTTTGCCGTCGGCCCAAAGGAGACCATCCGGATTAGCCGTTATTGCTTTTGGTGCTTTGGGAAGCTTTGGGGGAGCCGGCAGCTTGGGAAGACAAATTATGCAACGCGCAAAAATTGCCCGCTTCCAGAAATGCTGCCAAATCAGCCAATGAAAAGGCGTGAATTTCCTTGCACCGGGGGCATTTGATTTCCAGGGTTTTGTTCAATTTCTTAAAAAGCAGGCGACTGCATTGGCAGCGCAGTTCAAGTTCGTTTCGGAGAGGGGCCATGACGGTCTTCAACTGTTGAGTGGATGGTTTTTAATCATAGAAATACGTCGCCAAATAACTTATTTGATGGGCATGGTAACATTGCCCCATGAGACCTGTCAAGGCCTATTTTCCTGACAGAATCGCTTCAGAAGGATTTGAAGAAAACGGACCGCTTCAGATGAAATATTCCGGATCGAGGACAACCGAACGGATGAGCAAATCAACGATTTTTTGGACGGCGGGACCGGTCTCTTCGTTCGGCATCAGGGTGAGGTCAGCCTTGCTCTGCAGAGCATCCCCCTCCCCAACGGCCACAACCAGGGTTTTATTCGGTTGATTGAGCGATCTCAGCAATTCAATTTCATACTCATCAATATCCGTAATGCTGGTGATCAGAATCAGCCCCGCATCCGTCATCAAGTGGGCCAGCTCGCCCAGTTGCTGCAGGTGTTCGAATTTAGCGATCGTCGCGTCCTGACGGTCAGCGGTTGTCAGGGACAGGCGGTTGGAAAGGCCAAGGAAGTACGTGAACTTGCCCAGGTTGAAAAGGGATTCCTCCAGGGCCTTGGCGATCTTTTGCTTTCCGGTGTCGATCTGGCCGGTCAGAATGATGAAGGCGGATTTGTGGTCGTATTTTTGGGACCGTTTGTCCGGCGTGATGGCGCTTCGCTCCCATTCAAATTCGCGTTTGCGGATGTGCTGTTTGAGGGCGGTCTGTTCGTCGAACACCGGGGAAACGATGATTCCTCCACCGGAGATTTCATAGTTGTCGACAATGACAAAACGTCCGATTTCCGGCATTTCGCTGACAACGTCAAACGCCACGGGTTTCAGGGTTTCCAGGACGCATTCCGCCACTTCATGACGGTTGACGTGGTCCTTCAGCGATGAGGACAGCTCGGATGCATTCATGACCCCCAGGATTTCGGCCACCACCACAGGGACTTGCTGGGTCGTGATTTTCAATTTATAGGTTCTTCCCCTCACCAGCGGCTGTTTTCCCAGCCAAAAAATACTGGCCTTGAATTTGGTGCTGACCTGCGGCAATTTTTCCGAGGCCTTGCACAGGATCTCGCCTGGCCGGATATAAATCTGCGTTTCCAGGCAAACGCCCGTGCTCATCCCGGCAAACGCCTCGGTCTTGGGAGGGGTGTTGAAACTTTCCACGCTGGATACGCGGCTTTTCTTTTGTGAGGGCAGGAAAATAACCTCGTCCCCGACCTTGATGGTCCCGCTTTCGACCCGGCCGGCCGCGATACGGCGGTCATCTCCCTGCGCGGTGAATTTGTAAATGTCCTGGACAGGCATGCGTAACGGCTGTTCATCCTTGGCCGCGGCTTTGACAAAACGATCGAGCGCGTCCAGGACAAACGGTCCGCGGTGCCAGGGCATCCGGGAGGATAACCCGGCAATATTGTCGCCCTCCCGCGCCGCGATGGGAATAAAATGCTGCGCCGGGAGATTGATTTCGGAGAGAAACCGGGAATATTCCGTTTTAATGGCCTCAAAAATTTTTTGGTCATATCCGACCAGATCCATCTTGTTGACGCAGATGGCCACATTCTTGATGCCGAGAAACGACAGCATGTATCCGTGACGTTTTGAATTTTCCCGGATGCCTTCGTGCGCGTCAATAACCAGCAGGGCGGCTTCGGCGCGGGCCGCGCCGGTGATCATGTTTTTAAGGAATTCAATATGCCCCGGGGCATCAATGATGATGTAGTCCCTTTTCCCCGACTTGAAAAAGGACCTCGCCGTGTCGATCGTGATCCCCTGGGACTGTTCATCCTTGAGGGCGTCCAACAGGAAGGCATATTCAAACGGCCTGGCGCTGCGAAGGCAACGGGCCCTGATTTCCTCCAGCTTGCCCTCCGGCAACGACCCCGTGTCCGCGAGGAGTCGGCCGATGACCGTGCTTTTGCCGTGGTCCACATGACCCACGATGACCACATTCATCTGATCTCTGACAACTTCGGCCATTTTACATGTACCCTTCTTTACGCAGGGTTTCCAGCCCTCCGCCGTCTTCCTTGTCCTGGGCGCGGCCGGAACGTTCGGCGACATTCTTGAATTTCCCTGTCCGAAGCTCTTTCACGATTTCGCGCACATTTTTTGCGGTGGATTGGACCGGAAATGTGCAGGGATAGCACCCCAGGGAACGATAACGCTTCCCTTCGCCTTTGTCGAAGTACAAATCGACAATCGGGATATTCTCCTTCTCGATGTATTCCCAAATATTGAGCTCGGTCCAGTCCAGCAACGGATGGATGCGGAGATGCGTCCCCGGGGCGAAGTCGGTCTTGAACTGGTTCCAGAGTTCCGGCGGCTGGTCGCCGACGTCCCAATCGCTGTTGCGGTCACGGGGCGAAAAGTATCTTTCCTTCGACCGGCTGCCTTCTTCATCCGCGCGAGCGCCGACGATCACGCCGGTATACGGCTCCGTGTTGGTATCCAGGTCATATTTGCCCGTGGCGTGATTCATCCGGTAGCGCGGCCAGTTTCCGGACAGGGTATTTTTTAAAGCGTCCGTCTTAAGGGCCTTGCAACAGGCGATCCTGTCCAATTTTCCGTCAGGGAACGTTTGCTTGGCCTCCAGCGCGGCCTTGTTCTGTCCCACCACCATGTTGAGTTTCCACTTCAGGGCCAGCTCATCCCGGTATTGGATCATTTGCGGGATTTTATAGCTGGTATCGATATGGACGAGCGGAAACGGCACATGGCCAAAAAATGCCTTGCGCGTCAGCCAAAGCAGAACGGTGCTGTCCTTGCCGATAGACCAAAGCATGGCAAGGCTTTTGAATTCCCGGTAGGCCTCGCGCAGGATATAGACGCTCTGGGACTCGAGAGCTTCAAGTTTATCCACAACATGAGCCGGTTGCTTTTTTGTTCCCTTATTCATAGTCTTTCCTCTCGCCCTTCTTTTCGAAAGAGGTCCACAAGGGCGCTATGTCTTCTTCAAAGGAGGACGGTTGGGGTTGTTGTGCAGGCCGCATTCCTTCTGCTGAGGCTGCTCCCACCACCAGCGTCCGGCGCGTATATCCTCGCCCGGCTTGACGGCGCGGGTACAGCATGAGCATCCGATGCTGAGAAATCCCAGGGCATGCAGCGGACTGACATCCACCTGATGCGCGTTAATGTACGCGCGGACATCGTCCAGGGTCCAATGGGCCAGCGGATTGACCTTGATTTTCATATTTTGTTCGTCCCACTCAAAAACATCCACCTGGCTGCGCGTGACGGACTGCCCCCGCCGTAAACCGCAGATCCACGCGTCCACGCCAGCCAATGCCCGCCGGAGCGGTTCCACTTTCCGTATTCCGCAGCACAATTTCCGGTTTTCCACGCTTTCATAAAAAAGATTGATGCCTTTGGATTTCACCATCTCCTGCACGGCAGTGGTCTCAGGATAATAAATTTTGAACGGCATCGGATAGCGCTTCTGGGTTTTGGCGATCAGGTCGTACGTTTCCGGAAAAAGCCGGCCGGTATCCAGGGTGAAAATTTCCATCTGGGGCGCGATCCCGGCGATTATGTCCGTGATCACCTGGTCTTCTTCCCCGAGGCTTGACGCAAAGCTGACCCTGCGACCGAACTCCTGGTCGGCCAGCCGGATGATCTCCGGGGCCTTTAGGCCTTCGGTTTTCTGGCAAAATTCTTTGATCAGTTTTTCATGCATTCCGGACACCTTGGTCACGCCAAAAAATACTGTTCAATCGAAAAATACCTTTCCCCTGTATCCGGCAGAATCACGATGACTCGCGCACCTTTCGGCAAGCCGCGGGCCACCTGAACAGCGGCCACCATCGCCGCTCCCCCGGAGATGCCGACGCTCAAGCCCTCCTCTTTTCCCAGCCGCCGCGTCATTTGGAACGCCTCTTTATCATCCACCGGAATGACACGGTCGATGATGGACCGGTTCAAAATGACGGGAATAAATCCTGCTCCGATTCCCTGAATATTATGCCTCCCGGCCTTTTGTCCGGACAAAACCGCGCTGGTCTTGGGTTCAACGGCGATAATTTTAATCTTCGCGTCCCTTTTTTTAAACACCTCTCCCAGTCCGGTGATGGTCCCGCCCGTTCCTACGCCAGAGACCACGGCATCTATCCGCCCTCCACAGGCGTCCCAGATTTCCACAGCCGTGGTCATGCGGTGAGCGGCGGGATTCGCGTCGTTCTCAAATTGCCGTGGCACGAAACTGTTTGGGATTTTCTTGTGCAATTCCTCGCTTTTTCGGATGGCGCCCTGAATGCCGTCCCGGGCCGGGGTTAAAATCACTTCCGCCCCGTATAACCGCAGCAGGTAAATCCGTTCCAGACTCATGGCCTCCGGCATCGTCAGGATGCAACGATATCCTTTCACGGCGCAAATCATGGCCAGGCCGATCCCCGTGTTGCCGCTGGTGGGTTCGATGATGGTGGCTCCCTTTTTCAATGTTCCTTTGGCCTCCGCGTCCTCCAGCATGGAAAGGCAAGCCCTGTCCTTAACGCTGCCGCCGGGATTGCAGGCCTCAACTTTGGCGATGATTTCAACGCCGGGGCATTCCCGTGAAATCCGGTTAAGCCTGACCAGGGGCGTCTCCCCTATCAATTCCAGGACCGAATCCAAAATTTTACGCGCCGTTGTCGCCATCAAGTCCTCACTTTAAAATGACGGTAGCCAGAAAATAACTCATCCCTAAGGTGACCAACGGATTGACTCCCCAGGTCAAAAGGGTCTTGCGGGTCATGGGATTATCAAACGTGGTTTCCGGGCCGTCCTTGATGACGCCGATGGTTAAAACGGCCGTCGTATAAATTATGATGGCGGGCAGTGGTATTCCCAAGAGCGACGCTGTAATCGTGACGGTCCCGGCGACAAGGTTAATCATCGTCGCCGAAAGCATCCCCAAAGGGACAATTCTTTCACTCATCGTTTTCAGCGGCCCGTTAAGGACCAATGAACCAAAGCCAAAGATGATTCCCATGAATAAAAGTCCGCCTGTGGTGCTGACGTATCCCGCCGCGGACAGCGGGCCGACAACATTGGCGACATTGTTGGTCCCCTGTGCAAAAGCCTTATAAAAGCTCGAGAGCACGACAAATTGCTTCAAGCGGTTCTGATGCTGCACGATTTTTTCGTAGATCCAAAAATTACGGTTTCGCGGAGGATACATCAACCGCATGGCCAAAAACATCAAAAGAAAACTTATGGCGGTTGTTGCGACCCAGGAGCCGGCCAAAAAATATATTTTTTCATAATTGAGTTGCGAATAATACAACCCTATCCCGCAAATCGCCGAAACCGTTGATAACGATGTCGACTGGGGGACCTGCATAAGATTCGCTGAAAATATACTGGCCGAAGCCGCGATAAGAATGACCAAGACGACCTTTGGGCTGACAAGATCGACAGGAATCAGTCCCTTCCCAAGGGTCTTTGAGACCGCTGTGCCGCAAAGGACAGCTCCGGCGACAACCAACAAGATATACCAGATCCTTGCAGATCGTCGATTTAAAGCTCCGCTGCCGCACGCGGCCGACATGGAAGCAGCAAAACTTGATGCCCCCATGTTCAGGGCAAAAAAAACGGCCAATGGGAAAATAATCCAGCCCATGTCAAATATCGAACATCGGGACTTTGTTGAGACTGCGGTCGCGCTTGACGATGTCGCCGAAATTGACGTTGTCCATGATCTTCCATGTCGCCTCGTCGATCTCTTTCCAAATGGCATTGAAGACATCGGTCTGGGGCTGTTTCTGGCCCCTGGCCTGATTCCGGACCCCGCTTTGGGTAAAGCTTTTGACAACTTCGCTCAAGCGGATATCCTGCGGAGGTTTTGATAACATATACCCCCCCTTTTTTCCCCGGACGCTTTCCACCAGACCGAGTTGTTTGAGACCGATTAAAATCTGAGTCAAAAATTTGATAGGAATTTTTTGTTTTTCCGCGATGGCGTTGATTTGTAATGGCGTCGGGCTGGGCCAATGCAATGACAGTTCGAGCAAGGCCCGGCACGCATAATCTGTTCTCGCTGAAATTTTCATGTTGTTTCATCCTTTGTGTGCGTTTATAGTTACTAAGTAAATCAACATGGTAAGAATACCACAAATCGAAAATATGTCAAGCCATTTTCAGCAGGCGATCGACAATCTTTGCGCTGCCCGATGGCATGGGATAATGGGTAAGGCGATTCCGGGAAACCCATCGATGGGTCTCATCGTGCACAGGATCCTGCTTCACCCGGCAGGACATGACATGCAAAGTCACCTTGAATTGGGTGTAAAAATGCGCTGTTGTAAACAATGGCCTGACTCCGCATACATTTATTCCCAGCTCCTCCCTCACCTCACGGGACAGGGCCGCCTGCGGCGTTTCCCCTTTTTCAATTTTTCCACCAGGGAACTCCCAAAGATCCGCAAAAAGCCCGTGGGAATCCCTTTTTTGGATATAAAATCGGTGGTTTTTCTCAATCACGGCGATGACCGCGTCAATTTTCTTCAAAACGGTTTTTTTCGGAGTCGGGATCATTTCCTGAATTCCATCCTGATACGCCCGGCAATCGATCCGCACCGGACAGGCCAGGCACATCGGCTGCCGGCTCCGGCACACCAGGGCCCCCAGTTCCATCATGGCCTGGTTGAAAATACGGTTCCCGCGCGCCGGCATGACCCGGTCAAGATAGGAAACGATTTCCGCATCATGCCGGGTGCCGGCTTGCCCCTGCAAGGCCAAAAGCCGCATGACCACGCGCCGGACATTGGCGTCAATGATCGGCTGGCGCTGGTCAAACGCGATGCTCAAGACCGCCCCCGTAGTGTATGGTCCGAAGCCCGGAAGCGATCGGAGATCATCCCGCCTGGCGGGCAGTTGGCCCTGGAAACGCTCGCAAAGGATTTGCGCGCATTTGCGGATATTTTTTGCCCGCTGATAATACCCGAGTCCCTGCCATGTCCGCAAAATTTTCTGCAAAGGCGCGCGGGCCACGCTTTG
This window of the Candidatus Omnitrophota bacterium genome carries:
- a CDS encoding phosphoadenylyl-sulfate reductase, encoding MHEKLIKEFCQKTEGLKAPEIIRLADQEFGRRVSFASSLGEEDQVITDIIAGIAPQMEIFTLDTGRLFPETYDLIAKTQKRYPMPFKIYYPETTAVQEMVKSKGINLFYESVENRKLCCGIRKVEPLRRALAGVDAWICGLRRGQSVTRSQVDVFEWDEQNMKIKVNPLAHWTLDDVRAYINAHQVDVSPLHALGFLSIGCSCCTRAVKPGEDIRAGRWWWEQPQQKECGLHNNPNRPPLKKT
- the surE gene encoding 5'/3'-nucleotidase SurE; this translates as MHILVTNDDGIYADGIYALCRELKKIGRVTVVAPDSERSSVGHGITLSNPILFRKVNRKGRFFGYGISGTPADCVKFGVRVVLKRKPDILVSGINLGANDGYSVFYSGTVAGAREGALLGIPSMAVSLATFKEPDFRYAARIGAKIAKRIGQHPLRTGTFLNVNVPSIPLSKIRGVRITRQGLVPIHGDFSKRVDPNLRAYYWMTGKAPKHKNDMAYDTYALNRNYVTVSPIHCDMTDAAALKECAGWHLRK
- the cysK gene encoding cysteine synthase A is translated as MATTARKILDSVLELIGETPLVRLNRISRECPGVEIIAKVEACNPGGSVKDRACLSMLEDAEAKGTLKKGATIIEPTSGNTGIGLAMICAVKGYRCILTMPEAMSLERIYLLRLYGAEVILTPARDGIQGAIRKSEELHKKIPNSFVPRQFENDANPAAHRMTTAVEIWDACGGRIDAVVSGVGTGGTITGLGEVFKKRDAKIKIIAVEPKTSAVLSGQKAGRHNIQGIGAGFIPVILNRSIIDRVIPVDDKEAFQMTRRLGKEEGLSVGISGGAAMVAAVQVARGLPKGARVIVILPDTGERYFSIEQYFLA
- the cysD gene encoding sulfate adenylyltransferase subunit CysD, translating into MDKLEALESQSVYILREAYREFKSLAMLWSIGKDSTVLLWLTRKAFFGHVPFPLVHIDTSYKIPQMIQYRDELALKWKLNMVVGQNKAALEAKQTFPDGKLDRIACCKALKTDALKNTLSGNWPRYRMNHATGKYDLDTNTEPYTGVIVGARADEEGSRSKERYFSPRDRNSDWDVGDQPPELWNQFKTDFAPGTHLRIHPLLDWTELNIWEYIEKENIPIVDLYFDKGEGKRYRSLGCYPCTFPVQSTAKNVREIVKELRTGKFKNVAERSGRAQDKEDGGGLETLRKEGYM
- a CDS encoding GTP-binding protein, with the translated sequence MAEVVRDQMNVVIVGHVDHGKSTVIGRLLADTGSLPEGKLEEIRARCLRSARPFEYAFLLDALKDEQSQGITIDTARSFFKSGKRDYIIIDAPGHIEFLKNMITGAARAEAALLVIDAHEGIRENSKRHGYMLSFLGIKNVAICVNKMDLVGYDQKIFEAIKTEYSRFLSEINLPAQHFIPIAAREGDNIAGLSSRMPWHRGPFVLDALDRFVKAAAKDEQPLRMPVQDIYKFTAQGDDRRIAAGRVESGTIKVGDEVIFLPSQKKSRVSSVESFNTPPKTEAFAGMSTGVCLETQIYIRPGEILCKASEKLPQVSTKFKASIFWLGKQPLVRGRTYKLKITTQQVPVVVAEILGVMNASELSSSLKDHVNRHEVAECVLETLKPVAFDVVSEMPEIGRFVIVDNYEISGGGIIVSPVFDEQTALKQHIRKREFEWERSAITPDKRSQKYDHKSAFIILTGQIDTGKQKIAKALEESLFNLGKFTYFLGLSNRLSLTTADRQDATIAKFEHLQQLGELAHLMTDAGLILITSITDIDEYEIELLRSLNQPNKTLVVAVGEGDALQSKADLTLMPNEETGPAVQKIVDLLIRSVVLDPEYFI
- a CDS encoding Rrf2 family transcriptional regulator produces the protein MKISARTDYACRALLELSLHWPSPTPLQINAIAEKQKIPIKFLTQILIGLKQLGLVESVRGKKGGYMLSKPPQDIRLSEVVKSFTQSGVRNQARGQKQPQTDVFNAIWKEIDEATWKIMDNVNFGDIVKRDRSLNKVPMFDI
- the mutY gene encoding A/G-specific adenine glycosylase, giving the protein MKYPLTQKSFSRRLMRWFSAAARDLPWRKTRDPYRIWISEVMLQQTTVTTVIPYYERWVKKFPDVQSVARAPLQKILRTWQGLGYYQRAKNIRKCAQILCERFQGQLPARRDDLRSLPGFGPYTTGAVLSIAFDQRQPIIDANVRRVVMRLLALQGQAGTRHDAEIVSYLDRVMPARGNRIFNQAMMELGALVCRSRQPMCLACPVRIDCRAYQDGIQEMIPTPKKTVLKKIDAVIAVIEKNHRFYIQKRDSHGLFADLWEFPGGKIEKGETPQAALSREVREELGINVCGVRPLFTTAHFYTQFKVTLHVMSCRVKQDPVHDETHRWVSRNRLTHYPMPSGSAKIVDRLLKMA
- a CDS encoding inorganic phosphate transporter; translation: MGASSFAASMSAACGSGALNRRSARIWYILLVVAGAVLCGTAVSKTLGKGLIPVDLVSPKVVLVILIAASASIFSANLMQVPQSTSLSTVSAICGIGLYYSQLNYEKIYFLAGSWVATTAISFLLMFLAMRLMYPPRNRNFWIYEKIVQHQNRLKQFVVLSSFYKAFAQGTNNVANVVGPLSAAGYVSTTGGLLFMGIIFGFGSLVLNGPLKTMSERIVPLGMLSATMINLVAGTVTITASLLGIPLPAIIIYTTAVLTIGVIKDGPETTFDNPMTRKTLLTWGVNPLVTLGMSYFLATVILK